Within the Populus trichocarpa isolate Nisqually-1 chromosome 14, P.trichocarpa_v4.1, whole genome shotgun sequence genome, the region gaaaatcaaaacttgaaccttgcttcttctttttttatcacgaagataattaaaaacaataatgattGACAAATCTCCTATCAAGACAAATAACATGTCATCcaatctaataaaaaagaaaacagagggaTCTAAGGTGGTGgcataagaaaaatacaaagcaaAACCAAGCAAGTGGCCtcaggctttttttttttctcttaggcTGTGTGCGttctgttagagaataatataaatcatattttagaatttcacctaacagtttaagtttttagattgagatggttctttgatatggtatcagagtcttgatgaccaagcggtcacgagttcgaatctcatcatcctcgtttatttgataaaaaaattaagcacaagataatgtgggtctatacaagtttcaagcccaaaggactttcacttgagggggtgtattagataataatataaatcatatcttatgacttcacctaacagtttaagcttttaggttgagatggttctttgacacgtTCCAGGACCATAATGcctaacttttttataattggttttatcttttattttatttttttaactaatatctTCTCCctcatttcttgaattttttttgtttaaccatTATTTTTGCAggaattaacattttaaaagggttttttacaatttcataacaccataaacaaattattataatttatcttttattttttaccttatgaaatcttaaataaattacTAGTGTGTGTATATTGTGCATTAATAATACCAAGAATCATAtttactaattaaaataaatcatggtgataaatacaagaaaatatataaaataaaaaagattgttgatgtaaaatgtttgtatttttacagGTTTCTTTTTACTTATTGCTATGAATatcaacttttttgttttagtttccaATTAACAtttgcaaagaaaaattaatttactatcTATCAATTGTATCGgacaaatatattgttttttccatttttaagGTAACAAATTTTATAATGCTATAAAACATATTGAtaatataaagattattttatatcatattaaaaattactttgaatcCTGTTAGAGTGCAACGCGAATAGATTAGACTGGTTTGCATGCTTGTGCTATGctatgaaaattataatttcttaaaacattaaaaaatatccaagttttagaaaattatttagcattattgttaaatttaaaaatatagttaattaactagtcttaaatgaaaatattgtaTGACTCAACGCTCAAACTTATGATCTCTTACTTTAATCTCATGTgctaactaattaaattatgataaaaaattgttattacatgtattaaacaaataaattaatttgattaatagtTATACGAATAGTAAATCACTATAAGCATCCcaatattttatagtttaataaGTTTAATAGTTTAGTTTCATTTGAAGTAATTAAGATAACTGCAATAAACTATTAATCCACCAATGGAATGGATAGAGGGTTTCATTGACCTTACAGAACTCAACGTGTCAATCCCTAAACCGTCGATTCAATCACCCTTGCACCTCCATTCATTATGTTTGCTTATTAACAGTTCAGTACAGCTCGAGGACGTCTCGCCCGTTTGCCATTCTAGAAGCCTCCAGTCATACGCaatcattttcatccttttccgttgctttttattattattttttaaagttcccTCTTTAGCATATCCATTAAATATTGTATGCGTCTATTcatgaaatttcatttattcttgatttgcgttaaaaaaatataaaaaatattattcataaaaaatatcaaataagcGTTGAAAATATCCATTAATCGTACTATTAGCATAAATTTATTAGCCATCTTTAATTACACACACTAGTTTCTTGATAGGTACTTCAAActtgtattatttaattaatctatatcgttttttctattttctaatagattgttaaatatttataaatgaataaaaatttaatgtttaataaataaacattttttttaaaataatttcataaaaccttgataattataattaaattaatctatttaaaatcTGAATcgtataaaatatttcttaacttaagtgaattaatattagaaacataaattgaattatctttcagaaattaacaattaatagttaggttaaatatatataatccttaaaaataacaattacaaaACAATTTTCCCTTGACATTATATTACTATgaatcttgtttattttaaatatttatttttattcatgtaaaattgaatataaattaccaataaatacatgaataaaaatattaattaattaagtagtaagaaaatattgatttttaatactATTAGTATTTGTCCAGAAAACCAGAAGCAATGTATAGAAAAATTAACTAAGAATTCAATTTAAcaatttgatgtaatttaactattttcaaatttttatacttCATATTTCTTATTAGATTATTTCTAAGCCTTTTTAAAgttatcataataaaattaaagtatcAATGTAGCACTGTACAGTTACCAATTTATcaattgatttctttatttattgataGAATAATAGAGgggaaaattaataatttttttagtatttcagTCTATGAAAAACTAATTTTGGTGGCTTAAAATGACTTATatcaaagagaaagagagttagAAAGGGAGTTgatatgtttttccttttattttatctcatgTGCAACTCTTATAGTATCTCCCagctataatattaaaaataatattttcaaataatctgGGAGTTAAAGCAAAATACATGTCGATTTTCCTCACttgcaaggaaaaaaaggactcttattcttctaattttaaattgttagaaaataaaactagaattaTAGCTTTTGCTATAATTCGTTGAAGGCATTTTAATTGTattgctttttatatttaatattaataagataAGAGTACAAGTTTGTAAGAGatgatttttcatatatatatttcgtGACAGTTGCAAcgattcttttttctctttttaaattagCTTTAGCTACGAAGTTGATATTTTAGCGAGAAGCtaggattaattaatttcccACGACGCCGGCTTTTCAAAAATACGTCCTTGACAAAATTGACAAAACGAAAGACGTCTTTGAAGACCCCACCCATTTGTGGGGTCAACTATGATTCGAGACTTTAACTCTTTTCCTCTCCTATAAAAGGCCCCGTCAATGAAGTAACGACACCTCACCCATTTGTCTAGAGCTCCAAAGCCCAAAGACAACGTCTCTCTAGCAAAAGAAAGCTGCAGGAAATGGCAGAAAGTCACTCGCTTAATCTTGGTTTCCAAGTAGACAGGTTACTCTAAATCCTCttgcctttaatttatttttgcataaaGTTCACAGGGATTCAAATTAAATTCCGTTTTCCCTTTATTTCACCGTCTTCAAATCTTGTGtttaagtaattttaattttgttatgatgACAGCATCGTAGCGCAGCATGCCATTTTTGCCCTGTTCGTGGACACGTTAAGCAACCAAATCCAAGTGAAATACCAGTCAATGCGAGTTTCTCCATTTGACACCCACCAGAGGGTCATGTCAACATTTTTAGCTGCTCTGTTTATATACGCCACAACATCAGTTGCAGAGGTTATACTCCGGACGCAGAAATCAGTCCATCAAAGACTTGTCGGCAATATTCGCCTCTTTGCTAGCGCCCTTGCTACAATTCTGCTCCTGGTGACTCTTTCCCTTATTGTGTCCTGCATCATTTCTGTCCTGTGGACCTGTTTATTTGTAAAGTTAGCGTATGAATCATGTCAGGATCTCTGCCAGTTGCTAAGCCAAACAATTGATGAGGTACTGCGCCCGTTGAAAAAGCTAATTGCAACTGTGAGGAGCCCCAAATAGAAACCAAACCAGCCGAACGTGTAGGTCCTTACAGGTCCCGAGACAGAGTAGGATAGTGTTAAATCATGGACTTGTTGCTCCTAGCCGCTTTTTGTAATTTACGTTGTGATATTGTTTTTCTAACGCGCTAGAGAATTAGATAATTGAAGGACATGACACTTTTTTTAtgggccttttcttttttttgtttgtatgaGGAATGAGACTTGCAAAGTTATCTGAGCTAGATTTATTTGGATTCGgctatcattttgattttgttaagcTTTGAATGGACTTCATCTAtactgcaaacaaaaaaaatcttcagaaaatataaaataaaaagtctaGTTTAGACTATTAGTTCATTGCATAGGGCATGGATTCCCAGTTAGACAAAACAGTCCTCGCGGAAACAATTCGGCCCGGTCTACTTTTTGACACTAGATCGGtgtcattaataaattttttgttatcattgtttttttttttttttaatgaactggCTTATTATTTTTGCAATGCTCTGTTAGAAGACTTCACTAACCCGTAGTCAACCTGTCTATAAAGTATAGGCTTTGCACCcattttgtgtaaaaaaaaaaagaggtttgaTGAAtgattgcaagttttttttttactctaactCAATCTACTATGAAAGGAAATGATAGGTTAAAATACATcttgaataaaatgaaaacctttttttttcttttaattttattaatcacctatatatatttagataataGTTATCGTATGATTGAAATCTCAGTTCATGGATTTATCGGatcaattacaaaataataatgttttaattaactcaaataatatcattttagataaaaaaaaattattaaaaccatcTTGCAAGATCGCTATTAGACAGCAGAGAGCCCTGGGCTTTGCAAATCTTACCGGGTCCACGTGGCAGTCACCAAGCCGTTGATGCCTTAAACGGATTCCCACCTGTCTCTCACGCGTGGATAATTTAATGTCTACGGAGCATCGACTTTGAAACGTGGTGATGTGAAAAGTTGGGGAGTATTCGTCTTTGACTATAAACAGTGCAATACGTCCGTGCGCTCATATCCAAGAGGACGTCCCAAGcgtttttccatcttttttcccCTGCCCCTATAAACCAATACCAAGACCCCTCTTTGGTCTCACACCCACGTCTCCtacacatctctctctctctctctctctctctctctctctctctctctctctgacacACATATATTTAGGAGTTTttgaataatcttttttttaaataaaattttaaaaaataataatattattattttaacactttttcaaaaatatcaaattatattttaatttaaccaGTCTAAGGTTGTTgttcaaataatttgaagatgttataattaaaatattaatctggtcaattataaaatttaaaaataatagaataattCTTAGCTATTATCAATCTAGCTTTGGTATCTGCTcgtatatttttatccttttccctTTACTTTTATACTCGCGTATTGAAAtttggaggagaaaaaaaatcatgaataattgaatatacaaattttattttatttgatcctattatgatatttttttattaatatgagtattcaggttagtttatatgtatttcaataaattttataaattttaaaattaataattatataaattactaaaaatttataaaaatagattttattatgttttttttaatttggcttGTAGTCCGgcatttaatgtaaaaaataggCACGGTATCTAAGAAAAGAAGGTGAAAACTTACTGGTTCCCTACTTCTCTTGTAATAAACTTGTATTTCTTATGAACATGCCAAGCAAACCTATAATTAAAATCtcatttgtttgctggaaagtagtttttattaaaaaaataaa harbors:
- the LOC112323984 gene encoding uncharacterized protein LOC112323984, producing the protein MAESHSLNLGFQVDSIVAQHAIFALFVDTLSNQIQVKYQSMRVSPFDTHQRVMSTFLAALFIYATTSVAEVILRTQKSVHQRLVGNIRLFASALATILLLVTLSLIVSCIISVLWTCLFVKLAYESCQDLCQLLSQTIDEVLRPLKKLIATVRSPK